From the genome of Ferviditalea candida, one region includes:
- the glmU gene encoding bifunctional UDP-N-acetylglucosamine diphosphorylase/glucosamine-1-phosphate N-acetyltransferase GlmU, translated as MQIMAVVLAAGQGKRMKSKLYKVLHPVCGKAMVGHVTDTLRSMNTEKIIVVVGHGAEAVRSYLGGSVEYALQAEQLGTAHAVLQAKELLENEDGTTIVICGDTPLIREETLRSMTEWHGSRKAAATVLTASMADPHGYGRIIRDATGNVTAIVEEKDCSEEERRIREINTGTYCFDNRKLFASLAKVDNHNAQNEYYLTDVIRILNEQGERVEGYGLADPNEAHGVNDRAALAVAEKLMRERINLDHMRNGVTMINPEQTYIDRSVRIGEDTVLYPGTWLRGNTVVGRDCVIGPNSEISDSWIGDGVQVKQSVLKEAEVGDRSSVGPFAYLRAGSNIGSEVKIGDFVEIKNASIASGSKVSHLAYVGDAKIGKDVNVGCGAITVNYDGYRKHLTEVEDGAFIGSNVNLIAPVRIGKGAYVVAGSTITHNVDENDLAIARERQINKPGYAEKMRNRIKVRNNEEKP; from the coding sequence ATGCAGATCATGGCAGTGGTCCTTGCTGCCGGACAAGGAAAACGAATGAAATCAAAGCTTTATAAAGTGCTGCATCCGGTTTGCGGGAAAGCGATGGTTGGGCATGTTACCGACACGCTACGGAGCATGAACACCGAGAAGATTATTGTGGTGGTCGGTCATGGAGCGGAAGCGGTAAGGTCCTATTTGGGCGGATCCGTCGAATATGCGCTTCAAGCCGAACAGTTGGGAACGGCGCATGCCGTGCTGCAGGCCAAAGAGTTATTGGAGAATGAGGACGGCACAACGATCGTCATTTGCGGCGATACTCCGTTAATCCGGGAAGAGACGCTGCGTTCGATGACCGAATGGCACGGGAGCCGGAAAGCCGCCGCGACTGTCCTGACAGCCAGCATGGCCGATCCGCACGGTTACGGCCGGATCATCCGGGATGCGACGGGGAACGTAACGGCCATCGTGGAAGAAAAGGACTGCTCGGAAGAGGAGCGGCGGATTCGGGAAATCAATACGGGCACATACTGTTTCGACAATCGCAAGCTGTTCGCGTCACTGGCCAAAGTGGATAATCATAATGCCCAAAACGAATATTACTTGACCGATGTCATCCGTATATTGAACGAGCAGGGCGAGCGGGTTGAGGGATACGGTTTGGCCGACCCGAATGAGGCGCATGGAGTCAACGACCGGGCGGCGCTTGCGGTTGCGGAGAAGCTGATGCGGGAACGCATCAACTTGGATCATATGCGCAACGGAGTCACGATGATCAATCCGGAGCAGACATACATTGATAGGAGTGTGCGGATCGGAGAAGACACGGTGCTGTATCCCGGCACTTGGCTGCGCGGAAATACGGTGGTCGGAAGGGATTGTGTCATCGGTCCGAATTCGGAGATTTCCGATTCATGGATCGGCGACGGTGTCCAAGTGAAGCAGTCGGTCCTGAAAGAAGCGGAAGTGGGCGACCGCAGCTCCGTCGGTCCTTTTGCCTATCTGCGGGCGGGCTCGAACATTGGCAGCGAAGTTAAAATCGGCGATTTTGTTGAAATCAAAAACGCCAGCATCGCTAGCGGTTCGAAGGTTTCCCATCTGGCTTATGTAGGCGATGCCAAAATCGGCAAGGATGTCAACGTCGGCTGCGGAGCCATTACGGTCAACTACGACGGATACCGCAAGCATCTGACGGAAGTGGAGGACGGCGCCTTCATCGGCAGCAATGTGAACCTGATCGCGCCTGTCAGGATAGGCAAAGGCGCTTACGTCGTCGCCGGCTCTACCATTACCCATAATGTTGACGAGAATGATCTGGCCATAGCCAGGGAACGGCAAATCAATAAACCGGGTTATGCGGAAAAAATGCGAAATCGGATTAAAGTCCGGAACAACGAAGAGAAACCGTGA
- a CDS encoding 50S ribosomal protein L25, whose protein sequence is MIREIQRDALNREILHVDFREINLNQPIKTTVRIDYSGHSPGVEHGGILQVQMHEIEVEALPQRIPSAIEADMSSLDLGGHLLAGDLSAPEGVKIVTNPEEVIATILTPREEETLEPEAEAADEGEPGLAEKDEAKPLQTE, encoded by the coding sequence ATGATCAGAGAGATTCAACGGGATGCTCTTAACAGGGAGATTCTGCATGTCGATTTTCGCGAGATCAACTTAAACCAACCCATCAAAACGACGGTTCGAATCGATTACTCAGGCCATTCTCCGGGGGTGGAGCACGGCGGGATTCTTCAGGTACAGATGCATGAAATCGAAGTCGAGGCGCTTCCTCAGAGGATCCCTTCTGCCATTGAAGCCGACATGAGCTCGCTTGATTTGGGAGGACATCTGCTGGCCGGCGATCTTAGCGCACCGGAAGGTGTTAAAATCGTAACAAACCCTGAGGAAGTCATTGCCACTATTCTTACGCCTCGCGAGGAAGAGACGCTTGAGCCGGAAGCTGAAGCGGCGGACGAAGGTGAACCCGGATTGGCGGAGAAGGATGAGGCTAAACCGTTGCAAACGGAATAG